In Glycine max cultivar Williams 82 chromosome 15, Glycine_max_v4.0, whole genome shotgun sequence, the DNA window TAACTCCAAACATTGATCATATTGTCTCTGCAATTGAACAATCAAAGGATCTAGAAACGTTGAAATTGGAGCAATTATTGGGTTCTTTGGAAGCACATGAGTTAAAGATGAAGAATACAGAAGGTATCAAGAAAGAGGAGAAGGCTTTCGAGAAAGCCTTATTTGCTAAAAATCAGAAGAAAGGTGGTGGTGATTCTTGGAAGAATAAGAAAGGGAAAGGCAAGTGGAAGTATAACAAACAAGAAAGCAGCGTTCTAAAAGTGAGAatcaaaagaaagaaggagaaaacaatggaaagggaaagaagaaatcaaaggaGCACATTCAATGCTATAACTGTCAAAAGTATGTCCATTatgtgtggcgtccctaaattaatgactggtttaatagtaataatttaaataacaaaaaccatggtaattttttttttcttctttttctttttcatttctttctcttttcaccataactaggtttagaaggaaaatcctcactataaagtcctgaatggccagttcacaactctattcggagtcatttctttcttaccgctcataattctctaaattattttgctgtttcaaaaggaagaatgtaccagccattactttaggtcgtcacatgaaaataaaagaataaaatacggtcgataaactcttttacaaataaagttgctaatgctttcttttcaaataacaagatcgattataaatgcattcatcgttttaaagctgtccaaaatatgggagttttacaaaatacatagtgtcatccagagcaaaggtgtccatagtggtggcttcagccacatgtatacaatcatcaaatgcctatacatcaggtctacccatacaaaaacaaaagagtaaacctaacagttagtcctagatacacccaccctaaaaaatatacaaaacgaATCCAAAAAgttgtccactaggatgaagagcctccgctgatcgccatctcccccgggccactatcctccgtagagtctgcctcagatgccgacatgacttcctcgggagaatccacctcaagaagtggatcctcatcaccctctagaaagtcaagggcatccacagcaggctcaggaggtagctcctccaggtcctcctcagggtcttcctcggatgacgttacctcgatcacttgaacgggctccactagacgatatggtgtaggcgtgggtagtatccactccacagtgcgctgaagcgtccgtgcaggttcatctggatgcaccaaagaagtagccgtgaatcgaatggtgccccgaaatcggcacctcgtgttgccttcgagggtctcccaagctccctctaggcactccatctctactcgatcatggattagctgcgccgccatcacgatctacacgaaagaagagaaaggggtagactctttcacaagaatctaaatGCGCTACACACAATTTgtttcataaccactacatgcaagtaaaaggggtattttaaggctttccatctctggtaatcgattacacagccttggtaatcgattaccagaggctaaacgtgaattacacagcctcaggacatgaaatatgcaataatgcactgtgtaatcgattacacatgcctggtaatcgattaccagtggcccatccctctgtgtaatcgattacacaggttggtaatcgattaccagaggctccctaagtttcctgacttcgttttcaagcctggtaatcgattacaccccttggtaatcgattaccagagaccatcttagcctcctgtcttcatttttaagccttgtaatcgattacccacccttggtaatcgattaccagagaccatatctcacatatcagtcaagtttcacagctggccagctaccacaagcctccttgctttgtggtctttgttccttttatctgttgactgccaggagctcgcctgcttaggtacatcacaggttctcactgaccgactatgcccgggttgggtcgggattggtcaagcttggttttgggcaatagcaccccacctgacgtccccaaggtctcctgacccccgcgacatatctccaggtaccactctgtggtcaacaataaaagcaggaagtttcacccttcaacacttcctcatctcaagcttgtaggattatggggtacccatcacatgtggtactaggtggcggtcgggcgatggtgcacaacaagttttccacatccacaatgcgcgcataaacccaccatcccctgttgctcacctccaactgagctcacgtactcccacgtagcccatatcctcgtttctctcaataccgggtccccatcaatcctcccaagcttccacaacatccaagcaaaacaacattcaaacagcacaagctatcatagccaagcaaaacagagcaaaggcagaaaactctgctcaacacaccaaccaaaatcacagcttttctcacttaaagaccccagtaacaattccttcgatccaattcactaaccgttggatcgactccaaaattttactggaagtctatagtgcataagcctacattttgaccgttgggatctactagcaaatatccagaactcattctacattactctttccacaaccagcaaatacatggatttttctgcacttgtgcaaaattctgctgcacaattttacagcaaaatctgcacaaagagcatatttcgaaaaccacacttcccctcatccaatcttgcccaaatcaaatcctacaagtcccaaatcatgtaccaatcatgtctaaaccaaagtcaagcttcaaaccacagcaacacaaaatctaggtgtccaaaacccctcatattaatggattttcaaggtttgaaaagtgaaattgagaatgaggtaaatttggagcaaactctcacctcacacaagtccataacatcaatctaaacttgctcaaactgaatttacaccaAAAATTCCactgaatcaaaatttgactcttcaacacccaaatttgccctagaaatggctctttgttcactttggtcatttatttttctctctagcacagtccaagctttctcataagtcctaaatgacatttcaagctagtattaactcactttaccctccatttaccacagaattcagacttagccttccaactctcaaagtctcactctttttccactcataacatcacattctcactttctaaccttaggttagttctacccttcgtctctaacagatttccatcagcaatttcagcatataaacatcacaaacatcatcacaaaaaccctaaaacagaatgggtatgtttaactcatccaaacatggcaatttcaacaagctttcaacaaatgtcttcacaaataatcatcacacagcagaaccCTAGCAAGattacccatcatatctccccaaaaccccatacccacgaaatttaagagagaaagaagtccacccaaacctggattttcgaagtcccactcgtagccacgcacttcacgaccccgaaaatgccctcctttcgcgatttggagcagaaatgagcaccaaaggttggagctttgttggggtttcaatggagaatggaggagaaggaaaaagcaacgtgaggaagagggagagcttctgaattttctgctttggctgagtgaggagagagaaaagctttttggtcttaaataaaaagggttttctctttttctattattttattcaagctctgccacatgtccctatttgattggagcaaaaagggcccactttctctttttgactgtgacccatactcagtcacaaaagtgagaaaaatctaacatttgaaacgctaaaatcctgcctcggtttgcgtgccgtttctctgattccagtttctcgcgtttctctgcgtccgccggggccagttttcgaaagcaagcaatatatatatcaaaacgctcagaataaaaccccgagcgtggttcagaggttggtttcgttaaattttaagtcacacgcaaaacgatgatttttaattaatcaggaattaacccataacctcccagttatggatttctctcccttaattagtccaacccgcatatcttgcccctactattcctatttctaccaagaacatatctatacatatacacggaacaatacacacacacacacacatatatatatatatatatatatatatatatatatatatatatatatatatatatatatatatatatataatcattcaaaatacatcgtttccaaaaactccgggtagaaatttccaggatgttacattaTGTAGATGAGTGCAGTAATCCTAAAGTGCCTAGGAAGAGGGGTAAAGAAGCACAACCCACACGTGACTCTAATGATGAAGAAGCAGTGATGTTAATGGCCACTGTTAACAGTGAAACATGCATTGAGGAGGAATGGTGGTATTTGGACACTGGCTGTTCAAACCATATGACAGGACATAAAGATTGGTTCTATGAAATTGATGAAACAGTGAAAAGAAACATCAAATTTGGTGATGGCAGGTCAGTAATGGCTAAAGGAATTGGCAAGGTGGCCATAAGAAGAGTAGATGGGAGCAAGGTGACTATTAGTGATGTCCTATATGTTCCTAACGTGGAAAGCAATCTGCTGAGCTTGGGACAATTGCTAGAGAAAGGATTCTCAATGCATATGGAAGGTGAACACATGGAAGTAGTTGATTCTAATGGGAAATGTGTCTTGAAAGTTGTTGTGTCTAAGAACAGAACATTCAAGGTGGGTGTGAGCACCATTGAGCAGAAGTGCTTGACTGCTCAAAGCAATGACAGTGTGTGGAAGTGGCATAGAAGACTTGGACATTTGAACTTCAACAGCCTGAACAAGTTGCAGAAGAAGAACATGGTTGTGGGACTACCTTTAATTAAAGTACCAAGGCAAGTGTGTGGTAGATGCTGTGAAGGAAAATAACCAAGGAAGGCTTACAATGCAGCAGTTTCAACTAGGGCCAAAGAGAAGCTTGCAGTGATTCACTCTGATGTGTGTGGCCTATTTGAAATCAAATCTCATGGAGGTAACTTGTATTTTGTCTTGTTTATAGatgactttacaaagaaaatgtGGGTTTATCTGTTACAAAGAAAGAGGGAAGTATTTGTAACATTTAAATCATTCAAGTTACTAGTTGAAAAGCAATTTGGTTGTTCAATTAAGATGCTTAGAACTGATGGTGGAGGAGAGTAgacttcacttgaatttgataATTTCTGCAAGGAAGAAGGAATAATTCATGAGGTAATGGCTCCATACACTCCTCAACACAATGGAACTGCTGAGAGAAGGAATAGAACAGTGTTGAATATGGTGAGATGCATGCTGAGAGAGAAGCATCTTCCACATGATTTCTGGGCAGAGGCAGTATCCACAGCTACTCACATCTTGAATAGATGTCCTACAAAGAGGCTTGACAGTTTGACACCAGAAGAAGCTTGGAGTGGACTCAAGCCTAGTGTGAAACACTTCAAGGTATTTGGATCACTCTGTTACAGACATATGCCTgagcaaaatagaagaaaactgGACTCAAGGGCTCAAACCTTGATTTTGGTAGGATATCACAGTACTGGGGCCTATAAAATGTTTGATCCCTTGAGCAAGAAAATTGTGATAAGTAATTATGTGATTGTGGATGAGACAAAGGAATGGGACTGGAGCATTGGTATGGAAAGACAAACCAATGAAACATTAGAAGTGGAACTAGAAGGAGAAGAAATACAGGATGAAGTTCAGATTGACAATGAGCAATATGTGAATGATGAGCAAAATGTGAATGATGGGCCAGATGTGATTGGGGTTGTACCTTTGAGAAGGTCACTAAGACAGATAACTCCACCAGTGAGGTTTCAAGACTATGATGTCTTCCCTGATGCTGCAATCAATGTTAATGGTGAGCTGATGAACTTAGTGTTGTTAGCAGAAGCAGAACCAGTTTCACTTGAAGAGGCACTAGCTAATCCACATTGGAGAAAGGCCATGGAAGAGGAACTGAGATCAATACAGAAAAACAACACTTGGGAAATGATGAATTTACCAAGTAATAAGAAAGCCATAGAAGTGAAGTGGGTTTTCAAAACCAAAGTCAAGCCATCTGGTGAAATCGCCAAGTATAAGGAAACGCTAGTTGCAAAAGGTTTCTTGTAAAAGCCTGGTCTTGATTTCAATGAAGTATATGCCGATGTAGCTAGAATTGAAATTGTGAGACTCATAGTTGGAATCGCTAGCATGAGGAAATGGATAGTGAGTCAGCTAGATGTGAAGTCTGCTTTCCTCAATGGTCCATTAGAAGAAGAAGTATACACAAGGCAGCCACCTGGCTATGAGAAGATAAGCATGGAAGATAAGGTAATGAAGCTGAACAAGGCCCTATATGGCTTAAAGCAAGCTCCACGAGCCTGGAATAAGAGGATTGATGGATTTCTGTAGAAGCAAAAGTTTTTGAAATGCACCACTGAACATGGAGTGTACTTGAAGGACTGTGGAGTAACTGGTGTAGTGATGTTATGCTTGTATGTGGATGATCTTCTTGTCACTAGAGATAGCAAACAAGAGATTTACATGTTTAAGAAGGAAATGATGGATGAGTTTGAAATGTCTGATATAGGTAGAATAGCTTATTTCCTAGGTATGGAATTTGTGACAACTAAGAGAGGCATATTCCTTCACCAAAAGAAATATGCAACTGATATATTGAAAAGGTTCAATATGCTTGATTGCAATTCTGCTACTACTCCTTGTGAACCAGGAATAAAGTTGTCTACTAGTGAAGACACAAATTTGGTTGATTCAACACTATATAGGCAACTCATTGGCTCATTAAGATATCTGTGTAATTCTAGGCCAGATATTACCTATGGAGTTGGCTTGGTTAGTAGATTCATGAAGAAACCATGCAAGGATCATCTACTTGCAGCTAAGAGAATTCTTAGATATGTGAAGGGCACACTAGAATATGGAATTTTATTTCCTGCAGCAAAAGAAAATTCTGAGATAGAAATTGTTGGCTACACAGATGCAGATTGGAGTGGAGATGTTggtgatagaaagagcacatcCGGGTACATGTTCATGCTTGGAAATGCTCCTATATCATGGTGTTCAAAGAAACAAGATGTGGTGGCATTATCTAGTTGTGAAGTTGAGTATATCTCAGCTGCTTTTGGTGCAAGCCAAGCCCTCTGGCTAGGAATGTTACTGGAAGAGCTTAACATCAAGTGCAGTAATGTAATGAAGCTCAGAATTGATAACAAATCAGCCATAGACCTTGCTAAGCATCCAATAGCTCATGGACGCAGTAAGCATATAGaggtaaaatatcattttcttcgTGACCAAGTTAACAAGAACAAACTAGCACTTGAGTATTGCAGATCTGAGGAGCAGTGTGCAGACATGTTAACCAAAGCTTTGAAGCCTAAGAGACTTGAAGaaatgaagaacaaaattgGGATGCACAAATTGACATATTTGAATTAAGGTGGTGTGTTAAAAGTAGTGTAATTCAAATGtaattgttcaattttgttaaGATTGTGAAATGCATTAGAGGTTAGCCATAACAGTTGGTTGTTAACTAATTATGGTTAAGTCTTACTTAGTGTATAAATAGCATGTAAACCCCTACAATagtgtgtgtaataattttcaGGCACTAATAAAATTCTCATTCAAAAACTTTTATTCTCTGTTATtcactctcttttctctcttgcttAATCCTTTTCCAAGAACCACCAAGAATCTTGATCCTTTCCAACAtatatctatattttaaaaaataataactcgttatattaaattatactcatattttaaattataattataatacttacttataatttaattatttattaaatataattataattatgttaatatCTAAATTGTAAGCACCTATGCCAAAAAGACAAGTGATTTCAAGAGTTGAATATTTAATTGGTTTCCACGTGAGTATGGGGCTCTTGATCATTGAAGGATTCAGCTATTTTCTGATAGGTGTTCATGTGATTGACACTGTTTTACATCGGTGGTCGCTGAAGTGTCAGAGCTGTGTGGCCCTTGTTTTACGAGTTACGAACATAGTGATTGGCCCAGTATATATAATGTCTATAGGTGAACAGGGTTGTCTTGATATATAGGTCTCATCTGGAACATTTTATAAAGCCTAACCAGAGGTTACCCCAATTGCTCAACTTGTTCTATTAAGCGCCataaactttattaaatgaaaatagtaAGAGCTGATGCGGGCGGAACCCACACCATGTGTACTCTTCCGGTTATACATTACATTCTGAAGAATCCTTGTTCAAATTTTgtcaatgtttttaattttcctgGGATAGAACATTGGATTTTGAAGTAAAATAACTCATACATAGCTTCTTATACTCACTACCTATAGAAAACCGCGTCTATTAGAGATATGGAAGGACCGGGTgtcttaaaaaattagaaattattaaataatttagaatcAATAATGTCCATATataatctcattattttttttgtgtaatagagtacatatttaaattttacactatacagaaaataattaattacatatatatcATGTAAAAATTAATGGAAAACCATGCAACTCAAACCACCTAATAAtttctttgaaatttcttaCAACGGGTGAGGGACACATCCAAAACTGTAGGATCCGAAGATGAGGTGCTATTTCGTTTTGTGATCCAAAATAATTTCAGTGAGTGCACTACCTGACAAAAcacttttttaagttattggCATCTTTTGTATCCCCGACCAGCCTTTTAATTTGGTTGTCTTTATTATTTGCCAAAGAGAATGTGTTCGCTACGTACACGGCCATTTATGCACGCGTATATACATGATCTTAATGTTTGTTAGACTTatgcaataaagaaaatatacatGAAAAATATCTCATTTAGTTTAGTTAAaagatttatttaatatatagtaAGAGTGTAGGATTTTGTACCGTatatatatctaaaaaataCTGACGTATTTAACCAATTTGATTAAGTGTCTATTAATCTCATTTTCTTATTACAATGATGATACCGACACTTGAATTTATGACCTCAATGACTTTATCTCAATCCTCCAACTACTAGACCCATCTTAATaggttatttttattaatctcatcaaataatgtaatatcatataaatgtattttttatgcgtataatatgttaaaattaaattcttgtataaaataataattaaatatttttattcctctttctctttactCGAGAGCAaatcttataagaaaaaatattttatataagaataaaaaaattaaatttaaattatataattattttaaaatttaatgtgataGAGGCAAAAGGCAAATTTTTCTCAGCTTTTGGATTCTTCGTTGATACACTAGTAATGCAACGCATGTATCTTGACTGTTGAGAAATTTCGGAGTAACCCTATCTATATCCAAGTATTGGGCTCCGGAGTCAAATTAGTCTGCTGACGCTGCTATGGATAATCATACCAACCAAAATTGGCTCCTGCAATGCATGTACCTACAACATTACTAGTCTTGTTCCAGTATCCTCCATCAACCGCATAACACGCAGTCAATagatttagttaaaaaataggTCTAATgtcattttagtattttttttttttaattttcattagaaACATTAGTTTTCTGTTAGcctttagattttaaaataatttaatattatttttggttcattttatttcataattattttacttttatatattatattttaaaaatttcattctaatcttttatattttcaaaatatattgttttagtctttttttaatttttttgttaaaaatgttaatgtctatcaatattttaaatttaaaaatagttaagttAACATAAGAATAactaaaaatcattattattttttttatttaaaaaattaaaaatctttaagtaaataaagaaaagatgaaTCTAAAATCGTAAACAACAATAATCTTCactcttatattattattattattattgatcaaTTATTCACAATTATAATCGGTAAGGTTCTTTTTTCTTCCGCCACTCCGCTTCTCACCGTCTACCCAAAAATATCATTGCCTCGCCCCCACTTTTGTCTTCGTTGCAATCTCTTTATGCAGTTAGAATTATTGTCTCACCTAACAATAACAATCATCTTATTGTTATTGCGAGCAGCAATGCATAGATGAAGGCAAAGAAGAAGACCAACAACACCTAATTGTGGATGAGATTTGACTGATTGGGCTAGTCAGAATCATCTTCCAATGAAATAACCATTTGGCCCCTTTTGTGTTACTCGTCTTTGTCCGATCCGATTGTAGATGATGAGAAATATTCTGCTTACTTGGTCCAACTGTTGCATGACAGTAGAGGTCTTGCTCGCATACCTCAAAAAGTGCCAGATTAAAATGGTTGTAGTTGTATGAAAGATTTTGTTTTTTCGGTGAGGAGTGTAAAAATTTTTGGCGGTTCCAACAAGATTATGTGTTGACACTGTCCGATTTATGTGgtgctgcatttttttttatcttttcagaTCGGGAAGAAGTTGGAAGAGATGCCAatttttgtagttgtttattttttttaaagtaaaataaagatAGTGACAATTTTTAACCGTCATTGtgtaaagttaattattttaaaatactcaATGTCACTTTTGATTCATTATATTTTGTCGTTATTTCACTTTGATACTTTAAgttataaaagttttattatgatcatttatgttttctaaatatattattttggttcttttttaaaatttaaaagttaacaaactctaaattttcgaatgaaaaattgaaagaaaaaaaaactaatacatttcgaaaaaataaaagataaaaatgaaacttttaaaacttaatatactAAAATGAAAAACCATAAAACATAATAGATCCaaaaagtaatattattatgtttttgtaaaattaattaaataaaaattaaaatttatttctacttgataattataatttcacatTCTTTCTAAGATATATATAGTCCTTTCATCCTTATCTTTAGATAAGATTGACTTTGATTCGTAATTCAAACTAGCACGGCAAACACATGAACCTAACTTTCCATAAGCATGAAACTGAACTAAAACATCGTACAGtatacttcatttttttatatgacaTGGGGAaaataggaaaaggaaggaagaacaTTAAGAATTGGGTTAAACACCTAACTAACATTATCAAATTATGTGTTTGGATTAGTGTtgggtaaaattaattttggatttaatattattaattaaatagaaatatttttatataattaagtttttaaaatatgactttttttctatttcttattaaaaaatagtccttaaaaaatataaaactatgaTTTTTAGTCTAgtctttaattaataaatttttataatctcattaataaattttactgaAAGTAATTGAATAAAATCTATTCATTAGGTgtgacataaataattaataatttagacCCTTTAACCATATAACAtggtttgatttttaattgtgtAAATGGAATAATATCTTTACGGAGATGAATTGTTCCtatattctattttctttgaaGTTTAGTCTCACGATTTTTAGTTTTGAGAATATTTtgcatcaagaaaaaaaaattaaaataaatatttataaagaataaaactAAACCACATCATATTTTTAGATACTaagattatatttaaaagttgttattattatatttaaatttaaggggAAAACTAAATCTGAATGTATTTGTAAGAAAATCTTAATATcgattttcaattaaattcaaGTTTGGTTCAATAACCAAATTTGACTTATATTGTGTGGGTTGTTAggataaaatttcaattttaatttaaaaaaacactaaaaatactTAAGGCATTGAAACTAAATTTCATCTTCgcttgcaaaataaaaaaaatactacttccatattttaaaatttaattcagttcaatagtttttttttaaaattatatattttatagctATTATTGTTTAGAGGCATACTAAaaagaaactatttttatttagagtataaaaaaatatatactttaatcAAATACTATATGATTGGTATATTCTACTACCAACTGGTGGGTCCTCGATCGTATTATTGCACCTTTATCCATCAAAACCTGACTATATCATTTTATCCAACAAAACATGAGGATCAACATTTGAGGGCTCATTAATGATTATCATTAATTTCTCCTTTCTCCAAGGCCATAATGCAAGTATCTATGTGTGATCCAATTCCATATCACGGAATCTAAAATCTTTTACCTAGAGcctcatattttaaaatcttttactaGTAACTGTATATgtgttgttttaaaattaatactcTTTCTCATCTCgattataataagaaaaaaatacacttcacacacacacaaatttttttttt includes these proteins:
- the LOC106796133 gene encoding uncharacterized protein translates to MNPTKAHRATHREQMKKDDKVIFLIHQCVDSNVLEKIIDYEMTKEAWDVLATTYAGDKQTKKVRLMALRRQLGLLQMESNEMVAKFVNRLVILANQMKSCGEVVTDSMKVEKVLAGLTPNIDHIVSAIEQSKDLETLKLEQLLGSLEAHELKMKNTEGIKKEEKAFEKALFAKNQKKGGGDSWKNKKGKDECSNPKVPRKRGKEAQPTRDSNDEEAVMLMATVNSETCIEEEWWYLDTGCSNHMTGHKDWFYEIDETVKRNIKFGDGRSVMAKGIGKVAIRRVDGSKVTISDVLYVPNVESNLLSLGQLLEKGFSMHMEGEHMEVVDSNGKCVLKVVVSKNRTFKVGVSTIEQKCLTAQSNDSVWKWHRRLGHLNFNSLNKLQKKNMVVGLPLIKVPRQVCGRCCEGK
- the LOC106796135 gene encoding uncharacterized mitochondrial protein AtMg00810-like: MRKWIVSQLDVKSAFLNGPLEEEVYTRQPPGYEKISMEDKKQKFLKCTTEHGVYLKDCGVTGVVMLCLYVDDLLVTRDSKQEIYMFKKEMMDEFEMSDIGRIAYFLGMEFVTTKRGIFLHQKKYATDILKRFNMLDCNSATTPCEPGIKLSTSEDTNLVDSTLYRQLIGSLRYLCNSRPDITYGVGLVSRFMKKPCKDHLLAAKRILRYVKGTLEYGILFPAAKENSEIEIVGYTDADWSGDVGDRKSTSGYMFMLGNAPISWCSKKQDVVALSSCEVEYISAAFGASQALWLGMLLEELNIKCSNVMKLRIDNKSAIDLAKHPIAHGRSKHIEVKYHFLRDQVNKNKLALEYCRSEEQCADMLTKALKPKRLEEMKNKIGMHKLTYLN